In a single window of the Bacillus marinisedimentorum genome:
- a CDS encoding response regulator transcription factor, translating to MENSYRMTLEGYLMHAVDTIQQNREDLLGNWRETKTSLGQTVRKQEAIQAIEGLLFDILLEKHHSIQDFEKHLKQFHFRSVYFQNSDNELFILLTWLEKTIQQVLREKETVSELDCKAVQYLFLKLNQFLFASEHQRKISPHWQDSVFLFQQWLISSSRFFDTAQRIASGLVHFTPFTRCAVFTKSPGDGLGVGLVGYKVEGISSIKEELINIPLIKNHMKRLERMEPIFIEEASLHFPGEYTEKFNLESVAVLPLYVPSQNKLIGIVILDKGPGNRFAPVAETFSALIQFGQIAGEMLYKYWGDFKLSAASKKIPLSPRELEVLHYIAEGHSINEAAEQLYLSSYTVRDYVASIIKKTEAKNRSHAISIAYQHGLIS from the coding sequence ATGGAGAACTCCTACAGAATGACACTAGAGGGATATTTGATGCATGCGGTTGATACTATTCAGCAAAACCGGGAGGATCTTCTCGGCAACTGGCGTGAGACTAAAACGTCACTCGGCCAGACGGTAAGAAAACAGGAAGCCATTCAGGCGATTGAAGGTCTTCTATTTGATATTCTTCTGGAAAAACACCATTCAATACAGGATTTCGAGAAACACCTCAAACAGTTTCATTTCCGTTCTGTCTATTTTCAAAACTCGGATAACGAACTATTTATTTTATTGACCTGGCTTGAAAAAACGATCCAGCAAGTTCTCAGGGAGAAAGAAACCGTCAGTGAATTGGATTGCAAGGCTGTCCAGTACTTGTTTTTAAAGCTGAATCAGTTTCTATTCGCTTCTGAACACCAGCGGAAAATTTCGCCGCACTGGCAGGACTCCGTGTTTTTATTCCAGCAATGGCTGATTTCCTCAAGCCGTTTCTTCGATACAGCCCAGCGAATTGCATCAGGACTTGTACACTTCACGCCGTTCACCCGCTGCGCAGTCTTCACGAAATCTCCGGGAGATGGACTGGGGGTCGGGCTTGTCGGATACAAGGTTGAGGGAATTTCATCAATTAAAGAGGAACTGATCAATATACCGCTTATAAAAAACCATATGAAAAGGCTGGAGCGGATGGAGCCCATTTTCATTGAAGAAGCGTCCCTTCATTTCCCCGGCGAGTATACGGAGAAATTCAACCTCGAATCAGTAGCTGTACTGCCGCTTTACGTCCCTTCCCAGAATAAGCTTATCGGCATCGTCATCCTTGATAAAGGACCTGGCAACCGGTTTGCCCCTGTCGCAGAAACGTTTTCGGCGCTCATACAGTTCGGCCAGATTGCCGGTGAAATGCTGTATAAATATTGGGGGGACTTCAAGTTATCTGCAGCAAGTAAAAAAATTCCGCTTTCCCCTCGTGAGCTTGAGGTCCTCCATTATATAGCCGAGGGCCATTCCATTAATGAAGCAGCAGAACAATTGTACTTAAGCAGTTATACGGTAAGGGATTATGTTGCTTCGATTATAAAAAAAACGGAAGCCAAAAACCGTTCCCATGCCATTTCAATCGCTTATCAACATGGTTTAATTTCATAA
- a CDS encoding DUF6230 family protein produces the protein MEESQHAVESVSSSKINKKKFFAAFGSGFLFLGLLAAVFGMSGVAYAVPIAGVGDFYVEFDKLEGDGYTFYPKLGETSSSDSTPQGTNLIESLTIDGLVLSKEFEVTEGNWVRVEIKASEPVQITGLQHDAGSILANAQFNNLVLKEQNSTDWQKQFKQESDTIVLKDAKLKTHYLFQKTITMNGMKLTVDRIKK, from the coding sequence TTGGAAGAAAGTCAACATGCAGTTGAAAGCGTTTCCTCATCAAAGATCAACAAAAAGAAATTTTTCGCGGCATTTGGATCCGGTTTTTTGTTTCTCGGTCTGCTTGCTGCAGTATTCGGGATGTCGGGTGTCGCATATGCGGTTCCGATTGCCGGAGTAGGTGATTTTTATGTCGAATTCGACAAGTTGGAAGGTGATGGATATACGTTTTATCCGAAACTCGGTGAAACGAGCAGTTCCGACAGCACACCCCAGGGAACGAACCTTATTGAAAGCCTGACAATTGACGGCCTGGTCCTTTCGAAAGAGTTCGAGGTGACAGAAGGGAACTGGGTCAGGGTCGAAATTAAAGCTTCAGAGCCTGTCCAGATCACGGGACTTCAGCATGATGCCGGAAGCATCCTGGCAAATGCCCAGTTCAACAACCTGGTTCTGAAAGAGCAAAACAGCACCGATTGGCAAAAGCAATTCAAACAAGAATCTGATACGATCGTACTGAAAGATGCAAAACTGAAAACCCATTATCTGTTCCAGAAAACAATCACCATGAATGGGATGAAGCTCACTGTTGACAGAATTAAAAAATAA